A window of the Pogona vitticeps strain Pit_001003342236 chromosome 4, PviZW2.1, whole genome shotgun sequence genome harbors these coding sequences:
- the LOC140707049 gene encoding uncharacterized protein LOC140707049: MNVALGPHPFFPGCQCSYVAHNPVATSTSLVLYFSPSFTCGGVAVPHPTHSYDLMISGSSDPNSITFFITKAYFDHCLEVMMGNGNLNSVITTTVTTTIIMERFPEVCLQFFLAIMSQ; encoded by the exons ATGAATGTCGCTCTTG GTCCGCACCCTTTCTTTCCCGGTTGCCAGTGCTCGTACGTCGCGCACAACCCCGTCGCCACGAGCACCTCTCTGGTGCTTTATTTCTCC CCCAGTTTTACCTGCGGAGGCGTCGCGGTGCCACACCCCACCCATTCCTACGACCTGATGATCTCTGGAAGCTCCGACCCGAATTCTATAACTTTCTTTATCACGAAGGCTTACTTCGATCATTGCCTGGAGGTGATGATGGGGAATGGGAATCTTAACAGTGTCATCACG ACGACTGTGACCACAACAATAATCATGGAGCGCTTTCCAGAGGTATGTTTGCAATTCTTTCTGGCTATTATGTCTCAATAG
- the LOC144588627 gene encoding uncharacterized protein LOC144588627, producing the protein MTPSGALLCFHVHVDVGYETPGGGFTTLLHVDLIAKFALSLAIDCPRGWLVASLAVSVDIQITTTCKGVACSIGGSAIDEVLQLTSRCKDMINGESYRGQSARLCPPEFQGLLPVPHQMERVGHVGQGSHITA; encoded by the exons ATGACTCCCAGTGGTGCCCTCTTGTGTTTCCATGTTCACGTGGATGTTGGATATGAAACGCCAGGAGGAGGGTTCACGACTCTGCTGCATGTTGACCTG ATCGCTAAATTCGCCCTTTCTCTGGCCATTGATTGCCCAAGGGGATGGCTGGTGGCCTCGTTGGCTGTTTCAGT GGATATCCAGATTACAACCACGTGTAAAGGTGTAGCCTGCTCAATCGGA GGCTCTGCGATAGACGAAGTGCTGCAGCTCACCTCCCGTTGCAAGGATATGATAAATGGTGAGTCTTACCGAGGCCAATCAGCAAGGTTGTGTCCTCCAGAGTTCCAGGGACTCCTTCCCGTACCTCATCAGATGGAACGTGTGGGCCACGTGGGGCAGGGCTCCCACATCACTGCTTGA